Part of the Oerskovia paurometabola genome is shown below.
CCTCGCGGACCAGCTCGCCGAGATGGCCCGCGAGCACGCGGCCGTCCCGCTGCTGAGCCGCACCCACGGCCAGCCCGCGACGCCGTCGACGCTCGGCAAGGAGCTTGCCGTGCTCGCGCACCGCCTGCGCCGCCAGCTGCGCCGCATCGAGGGCGCCGAGTACCTCGGCAAGCTCAACGGCGCGACGGGCACCTACGGGGCGCACACGGTCGCGGTCCCCGGCGTCGACTGGCCCGCGGTCTCGAGGTCCTTCGTCGAGAGCCTCGGCCTCACGTGGAACCCGCTGACGACGCAGATCGAGTCGCACGACTGGCAGGCCGAGCTCTACAGCGACATGGCCCGCTTCAACCGCATCCTCCACAACCTCAGCACCGACGTGTGGACGTACATCTCGCTGGGCTTCTTCAAGCAGATCCCGGTGCCGGGCGCGACGGGGTCCTCGACCATGCCGCACAAGGTCAACCCGATCCGCTTCGAGAACGCCGAGGCGAACCTCGAGATCTCCTGCGCGCTGCTCGACACGCTCGCCTCGACGCTCGTGACCTCGCGCCTGCAGCGCGACCTCACGGACTCGACGACGCAGCGCAACATCGGCCCGGCGTTCGGCCACTCGCTGCTCGCGGTGGACAACGTCTCGCGCGGCCTGCGCGCCCTCGCGGTCAACGCGGACCTGCTCGCCGCGGACCTCGACGCCAACTGGGAGGTGCTCGGCGAGCCCATCCAGTCGGCCATGCGTGCGGCGTCGGTCGCGGGCGTGCCCGGCATGGAGAACCCGTACGAGCGCCTCAAGGACCTCACGCGCGGGCACCGCCTGACGGGCGAGGAGATGCGGGAGTTCGTCCAGGGCCTCGGCCTGCCCGACGACGTCACGCGCCGCCTCACCGACCTCACCCCGGGCACGTACACGGGCATCGCGGAGCAGCTGGTGGGCGACTACCTGGACTGAGCCTCGGCTCGTTCGCCGAGAAGTGAGTAGATGCCCCTGATCCCGCCGGATCAGGGGCATCTACTCACTTCTCGGCGGGGCTGGTGCTGACCCGCAGCGTCAGGCCGGGGTGGGGCCGGTCGACCGTCCAGCGCAGTGCCAGGAACGTCGCGGCCGCGACCAGCAGCAGGACGGCGACGTCCACGCGCTCGTACCCGTAGAAGGGGTAGGTGCGCGACCCGAAGATCCCCACGCGTCCGATCATGAACGCCGCGAAGATCCCACCGAGCAACGGCACCGCGTCGCGCGTCGCCGGGATCACCACGAGCACGACCAGCCCCACGACCACCGGCACGACGATCGTGCCCGTCGTGAGATGCCAGAACGGTGAGACGTATCGCCACGACGGCCCGGCCCCCGTGAACTCGCCCCAGGTCAGCGCGGCGAGCAGCGCGGCGATACCGGCTGGAGCGATGCCCCAGCGCCACCCGTACGGCCGTTCGCCCGTCCGGGTCCGTTCGACCAGGGCGAGCGCGAACGCCGCCATGCCCACGACCCACACGGCCTCGACATAGGCCGCCTGCAACGCGTCCTGCCAGATCATCACACCCAGCGCGACCGTCGAGACGACGGTTCCCGCGACGACGAGGGTCCGGCCGGTACGGACGAGACCGCACAGCACCAGGACGAGGCCCGCCCCCCACAGGACCCACCCCGGCGCGAACGGGTGGCTGGACACGGCGAGCCACGGGCCGCGGTATTCGAACGTGACGGCGGCCGCCACGAAGGTCTTGGCGGCCGGAACCATCAGCAGGAGCGGCAGCACGAGCACGAGGAACGTCGCGGCCGATCGTCGGCGGCCCGGGGTCGGTCCGAGCGGGACGACCACCCACTCGCGCACCGCGGCCAGCACCAGGTCGCGGCGCTCGGCCGACGACGGACGCGACTGCCCGGGGCGCGCACCGTCGAGCAGGTGCCCGAGCATCTCGGCCTCGTGCTCGCGGCGGTAGGCGAACGGGAAGAGTCGCACGAGGCGGCGGTAGTCGCGGACGAGCACGGGCGCGACGGGCAGCACGGGCACGACGGGCAGAGCCTCGTCGGCGGATCCCGTCTGCTGCGGGCCGTCGGCGGTCATGCGGGCACCGGCCCGGCACCCAGGCCCGACGGCGCCGCTCCGGTCGAGCGACCGGGCGCGCTCGCGAGCGACTCGCGGGCGGCCAGTCGTGCGAGGGCGCGTCGTGCGTGCGCCTCGGCCCGGTGCGCCTCGGCCTCGAGCCGCACGCCGCCCTCGGCCGTGAGCCGGTAGTACCGGCGCAGTCGCGAGTCGACGACCTGTTCGTGGTCGACCTCGACGAGACCCGCCGCGACGAGCCGGTCGATCGCGCCGTAGAGGGTGCCGACGCGCAGCGTGATGCGACCGTCCGAGCTGGCCTCGACGTCCTTGGCGATGCCGTAGCCGTGCAGCGGGCCGGCAGCGAGCGCCGACAGGATGAGGAACGCCGGTTCCTGGAGAGGTTTGGATGCCATGCTGAGGAACATACTCTCGTCACGAACCTATGAACAGCGACACTCCGATGGCGCCGAGCGCCGAGAAGTGAGCAGACGCCCCCGATCCCGTCGGATCAGGGGCGTCTGTTCACGTCTCGACACAGGCTCACGCGGCAGATTCCTTCACAATCAAGCGGAACTGTGAAATTCTCTTCCATGCATCGGACCCGTACCAACGGAGGCATGGACATGACGCACCACCCGAGCGACCCCACCGCGGTCGCCCCCGCTCCCACCACCCCCTCGCCCGAGACCCCGGGCCTCGGCCGCCGCGGTTTCCTCACGCTCGCGACCGCTGGCGTCGCGGCCAGCACGCTGAGCGTGACGATCGGCTCCTTCTCCCCCGCCGCGGCGGCGCCCGCCCCTGCGACGGGAGCGGCGCCGTCGGGCCCCGTGCCGCGCAAGCGCGAGCTGCGCGCCATGTGGATCTCGAGCGTCGTCAACATCGACTGGCCCTCGGCCCCCGGGCTGAGCGCCGAGCAGCAGAAGGCCGAGTACCTGCACTGGCTCGACGTCGCCGAGCAGTACCGGCTCAACGCCGTGTTCGTGCAGGTCAGGCCGACGGCCGACGCGTTCTGGCCCAGCCCCTACGAACCGTGGTCGCAGTACCTCACGGGCACCCAGGGCAAGGACCCCGGCTACGACCCGCTCGCGTTCGTCGTCGAGGAGTCGCACAAGCGCAACATCGAGATCCACGCCTGGTACAACCCGTACCGCGTCTCGATGCAGGCAGACCCTGCCCAGCTCGTCCCCGAGCACCCCGCCCGCCAGCACCCTGAGTGGGTATGGGCCTACGGCGGCAAGCTCTACTTCGACCCGGGCCTGCCCGAGGCCCAGGAGCACATCCAGCGCGCGATCCTCCACTCGGTCGAGAACTACGACCTCGACG
Proteins encoded:
- the purB gene encoding adenylosuccinate lyase encodes the protein MPTDSADSAAPVTTTQRATLADITPPIALGPLDGRYRGAVAPLVDHLSEAALNRERLHVEVEWLIRLTEGPVVPGAPTLSDAEKAYLRAIVTDFDAAGIAELGEIERVTVHDVKAIEYYIKRRLEAAPGVLGEGTVLPSAGELVHFACTSEDINNLSYALMVQGAVRDVWLPAATALADQLAEMAREHAAVPLLSRTHGQPATPSTLGKELAVLAHRLRRQLRRIEGAEYLGKLNGATGTYGAHTVAVPGVDWPAVSRSFVESLGLTWNPLTTQIESHDWQAELYSDMARFNRILHNLSTDVWTYISLGFFKQIPVPGATGSSTMPHKVNPIRFENAEANLEISCALLDTLASTLVTSRLQRDLTDSTTQRNIGPAFGHSLLAVDNVSRGLRALAVNADLLAADLDANWEVLGEPIQSAMRAASVAGVPGMENPYERLKDLTRGHRLTGEEMREFVQGLGLPDDVTRRLTDLTPGTYTGIAEQLVGDYLD
- a CDS encoding PadR family transcriptional regulator; protein product: MASKPLQEPAFLILSALAAGPLHGYGIAKDVEASSDGRITLRVGTLYGAIDRLVAAGLVEVDHEQVVDSRLRRYYRLTAEGGVRLEAEAHRAEAHARRALARLAARESLASAPGRSTGAAPSGLGAGPVPA